Within the Salvia hispanica cultivar TCC Black 2014 chromosome 4, UniMelb_Shisp_WGS_1.0, whole genome shotgun sequence genome, the region GTTGCTGTGCCCCTTTCCTGTTAATCCCAGACCATTTGCTAAGTCGGTGTCATCGTCTCTATCGACAGGCATCCCAAAGTCGATCAAGCACATAGCCCTGGGACACCAGAACTGTCAACACAAGAAATGGAAATACAGAAAGCAGAAATAAAGACAAACATGGTTGTCCGTGTTCCTTGAGGCCTTGAATTGCAACTACTCGACATTATATTGCGTCTAATGCATAACAAAAGAGTAATACAAGAAAAACTACACGTGGAGCTACCCTATAATAACTACGTCTATCACAAAAAACTAAATGTGCAAGTATAAGTTATCTAGCTAGCTTACAGCtctagaaaagaaaatgaaccCAGTTCCTTCCAGTGCTTGGGTTATGGAAGAAGGAAGTGTGTCTTCCAACTTCGTGTAAGGTTTCTAGCCTCTACCAGTTAATAAAGTCAGCCTAGGTCACTAAAGCTATTATGGTAACATTAGTTTTCATCGTTATCTCAAATGTTAGTTTAGTAACTTTAGATAAGGGAGATTGAATTTACCTGGGACTATAGACAATAACAGAAGATGAAGCTGAGGATGGGGGGAACGAAAGACCAATAACTTCCCCAGGAAATTCTTGATATCTCCTTGGCAGAGAAAATGTGTGACGCATGGACCACTCCCCCAACTGTTTAGCCTCCACATCTAATGCATAAACCTGATTTGAAGAGGTGGAGACGATGAGAATGTTGCTATTTTTAGGAGTAAAACCACCAGCAGTAACCGAAGCTCCATCCAATCTTGAGATGAACCAGTGTTGCCTGTActtgccaaaaaaaaacaattaggAATTTAGATTCATCTTTTCTTCATACTACATGCTTCCAGAtcaccaataaataaaaacaggGTATAAGGGTTGAAGACACAATTTGTATTTCCTCAAGGTACATTAAGCCCCAGACAGATTTTTGGTATAAACTATAAACGCACCCCTAGTGTTCCTGTCACTGCTTTTCACTAATACTTGTCTTgacagatttttttttttcttgtaggggggggggggtgaATGCATACCCAAAATTCCTTCCAAATTAAGTATCATATTAGTTCTTTATATTctctgaaaaatatatatttaaactaaatttatgTGTTACAGTGTTAGCATTAGGGACAGAGCTGCATATCAGTATGAATATAACAGAGCTGTGAAGgcattaataaattaatatacacaAGAACCTATTGAACATTTCAACTAAGATCTGACATCTTTTACACACCCACTAGTAGCTAAGAAGAGAAATTAAGTTTGACTGACATGCAGTCAATCGAGAGAACTTGATTCATACCCAATATTCAAATAGAGAAAAATGCCATCAACCATACCTTAGAGTCTCAAGGTTGAAGACATAGACATCTCCATAGCAGTTGACAGCAGCTAACCACTGTCCATCATTACTTGTAAACATTTTTGTAATGGGAGGCTCACTAGGTGGTAAACCATCAACATTGTCCTTCCGGCAAGGAGTGAAAGCATGGACAAGATTCTCGCTTTCAGCATCTACAACCTACAACATGATTAGATGCATTCAGagaaataataacaaaaatattcagCAAAAACAACTGGGAACTTGATTCAAAATAAACTAGCAAGATAACATCTCATTTACTTGAGTCTAGCAAGAAGGTTTGAGCCAGTGAGCCCTTAACATAATTCAAACTCTTCACATGATCAACTTGAAAAACATATCAAGTACCTTAAATCTAAACATGGTAAGTGACAATagataattaaagaaaattcatTATCTAGGCCAAAACCTTATAAACTtagaatgtaaaaaaaatgtaatgatcCATGCAACAACTTTTAACATAAACAACTAATAAGAAATGTAATTACTAGTGATAATGTTGTTAACTATAAGACGAGACATCAAACTAGTGAAAGCCAACACAAACCACAACATGAATAAAACTTGTGTAAGTATAAACTGCAAAAGAAAGTGCAGAATTTCAACATTATGTTCATATCTGCAGTTCACTATGAATAcctatttatatgtttttgcAATACTGTGGAACTGAGGAATATGTAGTTGGGTAAAATATTAAGCTTTTATATTAGCATCATTTATCCCTTTGGATAAAAGATGGTTCTCAGGAAATCTAATGCTTGAATTTTAGTAGGAATCACTTTGTTTTCATCATATAGGTTGGGATCAGGTTATACTTAAAAAGTATtcctttattctttttttcatttctatctAATCGATATATGGTCTCTAATCAAGTATGCccaaccaacaaaaaataatagaaaaagcAAACAGATATCAATgaacaagaaaaaggaaacagaatacatacatatatttttctgTCCTGCCCAGCTAATATTAGTCTTGAAGAGTCAGAGCTGAAAACCATGAAATGGGCAAATGGCAATCTCTGAGGGAGCTTCCTTTTATCTACAGCCCAACCGCTGCCTGATTTGGTTCTTTGCAAAGCAAATAAATTAGGTCTTACGTGATCTGAGTAGGCAATTAGCGTTCCTGATGAAGAGATTGTACTGCAGATGATCTTCCGAGAAGCCTTGCATTTAATTCTGGCCACTAAATCAGTGCGCGCAGACCCAGCAGACGAGCTAGGACTGATATCAGTTGCACCACCATTTTGCAATCGCACACAAAAGATGTCTAAGAAATTTGCAGACTGAGCCAAAAGCAATGGAGTCTGATTGAAAAGTGTTTTAAGAACAAGTTGCATTGGCATTCTCTGTGGTGCAGGGCATATGTCATGAGGAGAATACTTAGTAAATTCCTTTACAGAATATGCAAAAAGTTTCGTGTCGTCGCCTGCTGAGATAAGCATGGGCACACCCAAATGAGCCCATTTATGGTAACTAAAATCAAGGGGCTTGTTTGGACCTCGTGACCTCTTAACCTTTTCATCAGGAGGAAGATCTGCCGATAGGAAAATAGGCACATTAGCTACCAGTCAGAATACTATAAGAAGAGAGAAGGTGATACAAAAATTAGAACTATGCACGCCAACCTACCTTCATGGCTAATAGGTGTAGCTAAGGTCAATGCCCTTACATCATGTGTATGAGATCTCACATAGCCAACATAGATCCATTTCTTGACATCTGggacaatttttttatcactaGAATCAACAGCCTCAGTAGAAAGTTTATACAGTATGATCTACAAAAGGAAGGCAATTATCATAAGTTATAGTTTAACCAAATTACAGTATCAAATAATCATCTGCAAACATTTTCACCAAGGAGCGATCATTTCTAAGTAAAACAACTTATTAGAagattgaatatttgatgacCAATTTTCAAGGCAAGAGTTGCTGTGAGTTAAACCATGATGAAAGAGTAGAAAACTGCCAAAACCACAACAGGCATAAGAAGCATATGAATATACCTGACCATCAGAACCAGCAGAAAATACTATGTTATGGGTGGGAGCTGCAGCTAAGGCATTTACATCACCCTTGTGATTTGAATGTGCCTGCAGAAGTGTTCCAAACTGACCATCCCAGAACTTCACGCTACCAGAACTATCCCCACTGGCTATAGTTCCACACCTGATACCACAAAACGCAGACACAAGCGGACACCCTGTTAGTAAACAATGAAATTCCAATATTCAATAAAACACAGCACACAAGCAGAAATACAAGAGGAGCAATTTGACCCGCTCTTACCTTAATGCAAGTAATGACCATATGCAAAGATCATCATCACCACCCAGACATCCATGACCAACAGTTATTCTGTATATCTCCTGAGCCAACTTAGCATCCCAACACCTTATGAACctgaaagaaaattatataaaaattaatgagttATCAGAAACACAAAAAACCACAAATATATTAACAGTCTAATGAAACCCATACAAGAGCTAAAGAAATGCTAAACATTCACGAATAAAGAAGACCAGCATACCCATCGCTACTCCCTGAATAAATCCTACTTCCATCTGAACTCCAGGTTACACTAAGTGTGCGCCCTAAAAAAGACAGAAACAAAGGATAAGAAACAATCATAAGCATTTTATACACCAAAATGACATTGACCAAAAAGCTTCTCAGTCATGCAGGGGCTTGAAGTCTCACCACTGACCCTAGGCAGCGTTCTATTATATACAAGTTCTTCTGCATCAGAAACACGATAGATCCGGACACAGCCATCATCGCAGGCCATTGCTAGTCTGGTACTTTCAGTATCATTTTGCTCATGAACCAGCGCCACACTTttatcatcatcttcatcttcactaGTCTCCACATCATCAACTTCACTGGTAATTGAAGGGCTAGTCTGACCATTCTGATAATATTTTGCTTCCCGTCTCACATTCAAATGATTGCATGGCTCCGCAGCAATTTGCCAAATCGAGAAACCAATAGAATCTAGAACTGTCTGCAGCAGTACAAAGCAAAAAAAGCCAGCAACCATCAATAACTTGACCAAAACACCTAAAATCTTTACAGACACGCCCATTAGCCCTACAcctcataaaattaatttggagGTCTAACAGATTCTTACAGACATTAACATATCgactaaataaattatactgaGCAATATGGAGTTCTTTGCAGAATCCCAAATTAACCATTAGCTCTCATTAGTTACAATCAAGCTACATTATGGTATCATACTTATCTAATACCAAACCTTATCCCAATTTGTAAAACTGAGCTCCTAATTAAAGTAGCTGATATGTCACATTGAATCATCCAATACATAACagagaaaattaaatgataatcaGCATAATTAAGCTGCAGAAGTAACCTTCTGTCTCAAGCCGAACAAATCCCACTCCGAAATCGACCCATCAATGCTGGAAGACAGCAATCTCCCCAACGGTCCGCCCCTCGGCCCGGACTGACACCACACCAGCGAAGACACTCTACAATCAGGGTCCCCGTGTATCGTCTACACACGAAACCGAAAATTAATCAACATTTTCAGCTAATTCTCAGCTCAATTACACCATCATAAAAGCATAAAGAGCAGAAATATTACAAGCTGACAGTGCCAGCCCACGGAGCCAGGGGAGACTAGCCAAATTTCCACGGAGCCGTCGGCGCGCGCGGCGGCGACCTGCGAGCTGTCGGCGCTCGTCGCCAGAGCTAGGACCGGCGATGGAGTCCAATCCACCGAACTGATTCGGTGGACTTTCACCATTTCCGCTGATTTGAATCGTCAATCAATCCAGATTTTGGGGGAAATTAGGGAATGTGAGGAATTGTGCGACTCAGTAGAGAGAgaagcaagagagagagagagagtgaaggCGGGGACGAAAGTAGGGTTTAAAGAGGGCAAAGCGTATCATTGTGCCGGGTCGGGTTGGATCCGGCTACGATTTCCGGGTCTGCAAAAGCCTGCTTTTGTGTTTGGTTTAGGCCCATATTGTTTTCGacacattattagatactgTTAGTACAAAATTTATAGCATAATCCTCGCTTCGATAAATGGGATAGTAATGAATTATATTCGctgtgtatgtgtatgtgttcATGTATCAACGCATATGTTCATCCAATCACTAACTTGTACgcaatatatattatgattgCGATGTATACCCACCTCATTTATTAACTCACCAACTCTATTGGTCATGCATTCAATAAAGGTAGACATAGATGGCTTCTAAAAATTGGGGAGTGGTGTTGCAGCGTCTGTACACACAACTTCATTTCAGTAGGCTTCTTCTTTATGTCGTTATACACTCCAAAATTTATATGTAAAAGTATGCAAGTTTAGTCTAAAACAACGCATTTGTAAAGGGAGTAAGAATGACATCTTACCAAATAGcttatgtttattttctcaattcaAGTATCTTTCAACGTTTACCGCTTGTGAGTTAGGCTCTCGTGACACTTTCGAATGAATTATTGGATTTTAGGgaataaattatagaaatataattaaagttttatGCCTTAGAATAAAAAGAATTCACATTTATAAGAAGAATGTTAGTCTTGGGCCTTGACTGTATTTTGGgccaatcatttttttttaaaactatgaAGCATTAAACTATGATAGTATTTCTTGATCCTTTTCCAATCAatctcattaaaattatagttatattattGATTTCACCATTGAAATCTCCCCAAATAAGTTCAACTTCCTAGTGTGTGTAGGATACAGAGTAATAAAGACAAAAATTGTTATTTCAGTcccaaataaatgaaaaatgacattttacacttttttatacattttctaGGGACCGTGTGAACAAGAATCAGATAATTAAGGGACCAAATTTGAATtaactcaaaatataaaatgcaaattaccGGAAAAAGAAACAGCATTCCCTATTTTCAGACCATGAATTGATTACCGGAAACGTGAGATCTGCTGCCACAACCACACTCCTTCACTAACTCCCACGTTAACTAAACCCTAAATCCCCAATTTCCaatcctctctctcttcaatttcaCGTTTCCTGcgtcttttcctttttctattgtCTACTTAATCAATCGAAATCGAGCTGTTTTCAAGCACCGGCGGAACGGTTGATCGCAATTTGAAGAAATACTGGAGCAGCAATGGATGATGCCTACGCCAGATCAGCCAGCGAGGTGAAGTTTATTGATGCTCGATCATCTTAGCTTATTGCAGTTTTGCTTTGAAACCATCGAATACTCGTCGCCGTCTCAGATCAATTAAGCAATGCAGTGTAGAGTAGTGGATTCCGGCTAaagttttggatttttttaattttgttttatcaatCTTCTCAGTTAGTTAGTGTGAATCGAATTGAATTGGTTTTGTTTGTCCTTTTCTCAGATCAATTAGGCAATGTAGAGTAGAGTAGTGGAGTCACAGTTAAAgttttggatttgttttttattttgtcaatctTTGCAATTAGTTTTCTGCAATTCAATGAGGTGATGGTGGGATTGTTTGAACAggttttggaatttttttctGTGGACCCGACCAGAGGCTTGACGGACTTCCAGGTAACACTTGCTTTAGCATGATTTGATTGATGTAGGTTTGTACATTGAATAAACTGTTATGCTAAATTGAGACAATATGTGATTCAATCTCTGATGTTTTGCCTTTTCAGGTTGCAGAGCATGGTAGATCATATGGGAAAAATGGTTAGTGTGTCATGTATAATTTTCTGTTGTTATAGCTATatgtttcaagaaaaaaatagggtGGCATAAGGTTTatcaattgcattcataaGTGTTCGGTGTGATGTGGAGGTGTTTACCTGGATGAATTTGCATTGAAGGGATCTGAGTGGAAAGACAATGTGGTTATATGCTAGTGAGATTGCTATATTACTTAGAAGAGACCTCAGGTTGCTGTGACCACGGGGCTTGCATGCAATTGGATTTAGCTGATTTCTTTATTGTGTAGAATTGTTGGATGCCCTAGATTAGTAGATTACAACTTTGACGAGTGATATGGAATTTTGGGTAGGGGGATGTAAGTCCTATTA harbors:
- the LOC125222096 gene encoding WD repeat-containing protein PCN-like, which translates into the protein MVKVHRISSVDWTPSPVLALATSADSSQVAAARADGSVEIWLVSPGSVGWHCQLTIHGDPDCRVSSLVWCQSGPRGGPLGRLLSSSIDGSISEWDLFGLRQKTVLDSIGFSIWQIAAEPCNHLNVRREAKYYQNGQTSPSITSEVDDVETSEDEDDDKSVALVHEQNDTESTRLAMACDDGCVRIYRVSDAEELVYNRTLPRVSGRTLSVTWSSDGSRIYSGSSDGFIRCWDAKLAQEIYRITVGHGCLGGDDDLCIWSLLALRCGTIASGDSSGSVKFWDGQFGTLLQAHSNHKGDVNALAAAPTHNIVFSAGSDGQIILYKLSTEAVDSSDKKIVPDVKKWIYVGYVRSHTHDVRALTLATPISHEDLPPDEKVKRSRGPNKPLDFSYHKWAHLGVPMLISAGDDTKLFAYSVKEFTKYSPHDICPAPQRMPMQLVLKTLFNQTPLLLAQSANFLDIFCVRLQNGGATDISPSSSAGSARTDLVARIKCKASRKIICSTISSSGTLIAYSDHVRPNLFALQRTKSGSGWAVDKRKLPQRLPFAHFMVFSSDSSRLILAGQDRKIYVVDAESENLVHAFTPCRKDNVDGLPPSEPPITKMFTSNDGQWLAAVNCYGDVYVFNLETLRQHWFISRLDGASVTAGGFTPKNSNILIVSTSSNQVYALDVEAKQLGEWSMRHTFSLPRRYQEFPGEVIGLSFPPSSASSSVIVYSPRAMCLIDFGMPVDRDDDTDLANGLGLTGKGHSNGKPKRKLQGLESKHGGKRNFEICAFRDPVLFVEHLSKNSLVVIDKPWAQVVGTFDAQPVHRHIFGT